cccatttttattttttttttataaaatttggcCCAGTTTTTTTTTCGACTCCTAGGGAATCCTATAAACTGGAGATCTTTTCAGTAggccagcaattaaaaatacctgTAGTGGTAACCCCCCGCTTCAACTCTCTCGAGTGGGGGGTTCTTACCTGTGCATCCAAGACAGGTTTGCTGGTTACAATCCTACTGTTttatatgagataaaacaccaaGTGGTATTTAtatctccaatcacactcaCAATCACACGTGCCGTTGTTGCGGAATTAAAGCGCCTTGCTTCGCCGGACTCCGCCATCCGttccaattacaattttagtgcctgatttaaatatttttattgttgattaaattttatcattatatatcgaattgagaaaattttattatttttatttttatcgcctaattgattaaattattttattttttttttcttccaatttattaaattttactgcagGTCTGCACCAGGCTCCGTGCGCCTTTTTCCACGAAATTTTGCGCAAGGACTTCGGACGTCCTTCACGGATTTTGTGCCCTAATTTTACCTGTTAgagtctagaatttacagggtttttCTATTCGCGCAATGACCCCCAGTCATTCGCCACactttttaaacaagaatccACTCACCCTCTGTCTCTCCCTCGGAGTCGTCAACCGTCAGAATCCCAGCAGGCAGGCGAGCGCCAGCCCCTTGAACAGGTTCTGATAAGTTTCCACTAGGAAActtgccgtgcgcacggtctTTACTGGGGTCCACCACGCCTGCCGGAATCTTTCCGGTATATTGACATCCGGCTGCGAAGGACCAAATAATGTCAGGACACATTAAGGAcacattaaacaaacacaggaaagacaagagagttagattctttgtttctcgcgaggagagcagacagagatgtgctttcagttacaaatctccaactgCTCTGAAACACATCTGCCTGCTCCtctattttattgctttcagagtccctatcacagagagcactgcaaCTTTAAGGGGTGGGGTCaacaattcatcacatggttgcagcgctaataACATTCActatctagacacatgttatctacacTCTAGATCCTTTTGCTCCAGGCACGGCGTCAAATAGGACACGTTGTATAGcctcaaagcaacggctttgtagcacaaagaagaacaaagcagagtttattgtaggactgtaaaactctgctgggagcaactAACACCTCCATCTCCCAGGGAGTCCTTAGGAAAGAATCagagttatttaacacacagaaacttTACTTATACTAAGAGTAAAAGAGAATAAGCATATAAgtaaacattatctaaatgtaactacaaggctacatgatacaacgaatatttgataatactaataatacaatttacccaacacagcactaagcccctcctcctggctctgattggttattgcTGATCGgtagtggtgcatttcttcacacagcaatagtagctcaggaaGGAGGagataaatgttttcacagattaacgATTCTTGTTACACTTTGACCACATGGTGACACTtataacaaatatggagaaaatataatttagtaaaagttacatcctgcagctttaacttgGACATTAATTCTGTTTATGATTCCTGggaaaaatattctgctgtCTAAAAGAGAAAACCCAGTCATGATAAAAAATAGGAAATGAATAAAAGGAAATGATCTGCCAGGCAGGAATCCTCCCAAAGTCAGCAGCCTGGAGTCACCTGGAGTCGCTGAATGCATTtatagtattttaaaaatattcatttttccTCTTCAGATCAGAGTTTTGTTTCCAGTCCTTCAAACATCTggatgctgcagctgctgcaggaaagTTCCAGCTGGATTTGggcttctggatgttttcctgTGGCCCAGCAGATCTGGTCCGACAGGCTGCAGAGCTGCTGGGAGCCGACGGCGTCAACACCACGGACCACCAGGTTGGGCTTTTTTCTCCAGGAAATTTAGGCCCAAAAACTAAACATGTCACACAAGCAGAAACCTAAAATATGAACACATGAATTTTAAACACTTGAGAGACTTTAATAACTGCAGAATTAGATGTCAGTGATAAAGTTTGGGAAAGATGAAGGGACTTGCAGAGTAAGTACCTTCTGTAGATTAATTGGACACAATTGGAGCTACAACATACAGTGTTAAAAGAAGTAATCACCCTCATTTATGTTTTAgcctttttatttatcaaatcgGTTCTGACCAACAAAATTGGTCTctttggacaaaaacaaataagaaaaaaaccatTAGAAGTGCAAGCAGTTATTACTGGTTCCTCGCCTGACCCAGTAAGTCCTGGGTAAGAGTTTACTCTAGATTAGGAGCTTTGAGTGAAGACACAAGGCATTTACTGTGTAAACCAGGGCtttatgtggaaaaaacaaGTTCTGGTACTTTTCTTAATGTCATACAAACTGACACAGGAACATGGATATTATCCTTATATAGACCCATCTATTGatctataaataattttaatacacagaaaatacaaagaataAAGTTGCTTTTTGAATCAAATCCATACGGACCAACCATGGAGTCACTTAACAGCCTCATGGCCACAGCACTGCCAAAGCAAATGTAGACAAATCTacagtaaaacataaactatcTGAAAACCAGACACCTTTAACCTGACAAGTGGATCCCAGCAAGGCCTTCAGCTGGTGTAACAACAAACTGGTCCTGCAGTCAAACTACCAGTGGCAGCAGCACTGAGCTGCACCAAGAAGCtaacaaacactgaagaaaagGAGTTTCCTGATTCAGCCATGCAGCTTTTAAGATGGATATAACCTTATAAAGGAGCAGTTGATtccatatttcacatttttattcatccatcacatgttttatttacacttcTGATTAAAAGTTCAGACCAAACCACCAAGAAGCAGAACtaatgaggaaaaacaagatttaaatgTTACTATTGTTAGAAATCAGTTTAATTTGATGAACAGGTTGAAACATTGAATGCAGGTTTAAAATTGTTCatcaataaaacaagaaaaatgaaacaagatgAAACAATCAGTAGAGCAATGAAATAAACTCTGAgataaaacaatttgatttgACTTTATAACTAATCAGAAGCAGAAAATAACTGATTTCCTGCTGAGGATGTTTCCAAACTCTCCTCTCCAGCAGCAGGACTTCACCTGCAGAGTCACTCAgattcatcttcatcatcttcatcatcttcatcagatCAACGATCAGCCTGATTAACAGGACAGATGATCAGAGGATCAGAGTTTTTACCTCCATCATTTTTGCAGGGACTGAAGTATGGGTAGAGTTTCTCCTTGAAGCAGCAGCCAGTAAAGGAGTAGATCAGAGCTGCAGCATCTACATCATAAAAGGAGACCAGACCCTCCTCATAATCCACAAACACCCCCACCTTCTGAGGACCAGGATGGAGATGGAGACGGACTGAAGGTCCAGCACAAGCTTTGTACTCATATCCATTTCTCAGCACAACAGTCCAGAAACCGTCCTGAGGTCTCAGTGTGATTTGTCCCTTCCTGTTGATGGATTCTCTGGCCACTCCTAAAGTCCACTCAGTCTTTCCTTTAACCTGAACCTCAAAGTAAAATCTGCCTGAACAGAAACTCTGCTGTCCTAAAACATTAACACACTGATCAAATCTCTCTGGATTGTCTGGAAGATTCTTCCTCTCGTCTCCATGTTTCACCTGTTTTCCATCATCAGACAGGATGAGGTTAGGATGAGCCGTATCAGGATCCAGAGTCACATCAACAGCAAACTGATGGATCCTCTTCATCTCAGCCTCCATCATCCTCTTcatctcctcctgcagctgagCCACAGCTCTCACCACAGTCCCCTCATATGATGGtggatgaactctgacctctgtcCAGGTCTTGGTGGGTGGAGCATCTTTCAGGGAGGAGAAGCtttggaggaggtggaggtgatCTTCATCCTGTGAGAGCTGCTTGACCTCAGAGCTCCTCTTCTTCAGCTCAGAGATCTCCTGTTCCAGATCTCTGATGAAGTCTTCAGCCTGTTTCTCTGTAGTTTCCTGTTTGTCTTGGATCTCCTTGAGGAGCTCCTTCAGGCCTCTCTCAGCAGACTCTATCAGAGCCGTGAAGACCTGAACACCTCCagctttctctctgtctgcagCATCTTTACTGATCTTCACCGACTCTCTGATCTCCTGGATCTTCAGTCGTCTCTCCTGGATCATCTCCTGAACTTCAGCCTCCGTCTTCCTCAGCTCTGCCTTCTTTCCTTCAGATTCTTCTCTCAGAGGAACAAACTCGTGGTTCTTGTGGTCTAAAACAGGACAGACCAAGCAGACGCATGTCTGGTCGGTCCTACAGAACAGCTCCAGAGGTTTATCGTGCTGCAGACACATCCTGTCCTCCAGGTTCTCCACCGCCTCCATCAGCTGATGTTTCTTCAGACGTGGAGCGGTCAGGTGAGGCTCCAGGTGAGTCTGGCAGTAGGAGAGCAGACACTCCATGCAGGACTTCAGGGCCTTCAGTTTGGGTCCAGTGCAGACGTCACAGGGAACTTCTCCTGGTTTGGCAGCTTGTtgctctgagctgctgctggcttcCTGCTGAGCTTCACCTCTGAACTGATCAACCATCTCTTTTAATAAAGTGTTGACTCTCAGCTGAGGCCTGGAGGCGAAATGCTTGTTGCACAGAGGACACCTGTAGGAAACATTTATATCCCAGAGCTGAGTGATGCAGGTTTTGCAGAAGTTGTGTCCACATGGTGTGCTGACTGGATCAGTGAACACATCCAGACAGATGGAGCAAAGAAACTGATCTTTAGACCGCAGGTTGCTGccagaagacatttctgaaCTCTGAGGACAAATCAGGGAAACTTCAGTTAAAACAAGTTGATTAAGGGGCATTTATTTTAGTATGTAGAGATTTAGAGGCACTTTGATGGACCGAGTTGAAAACAGGAGTCGTCACaggaaatattagaaaaatagttttttttttttattttaacccaaagattcataaatgacaaaaagataATCTGAGCTCATAAACGAGTTcaatgaaacaaaactgaactcaggcaaaatacagacaaacatcactgacctaacaaagaaatgacacacagggTGAGCTGGCTGATCAGACCAGTTAAGACACAATAGGGGAAACTAAACATGATACCATTACTAACAAATAACAGCTAAGTTTGACTGAACacccaaaaatgaaaatcaaaactattaaactttaaatactaatatttacttaaattcaaacatttatctaaaagaagaaaatgcaaattccCCCATCAACATAGCAACACTTAAAGAAATGAACAGCAAACATAAATATCATAAATGAAACTAATTAGGATGAAAATAGAAACCAAAACATCGATACAAGAACATGGCAATAATAATACAAAGGAACAAACTAATAATCAGggctgaaaaataaactgaaacttaaCATGAACCGGCAAAACCTGATGAGGAAGGAGTAAAAAAActggcagaaaacaaaaagactaaactagaataaacaacagaaactattcAGGAATAAAAACACCAGAATAACTTAGGAAAACAGACCAACCAGGAAGAATTAATAATTCAACAACTATAAACTGTTATCTGCTTCCCTTCAGATGATCCACAAGaaaagtcttttattttataatttctgtTGGTAGAAACCCAGTAAACCAGTTTCTGCTGAACTCACCAGTATCAGTCTGTAGAGAAGAAAAtcataaactcagtttgaagGAAACAGGGAGGTTTTTCTCCACAGCAGCTCAGGCTTTGACCAactttcactttcatttctGGAGAGCCACGTTTTAATCTCATGACTCTGTTGCTCCTCCCTGAAGTAAAAGGAAGGGAGAAGCCAGTCACTTTAAAGGCTGAATATTTATGCAGTTTATGTTCgatatttgtcattttgtatAAATAGGTTTTCACTTTGACTTATTTTGTTGTAGATCATGATTGATTTATTAAAGCAGTGAAAGGGCAAAACATCAAGGAAGTGATTACTTTTAGAGGCACTGTGGAAGTTTGTCTTTCTATTCTTTAAGTCCGTTTGGAGCCAGGATGAAGCAGTATGATGATGTTAGTCTCTGTTTGTCTctggcagctgctgctggaggccgGTGCAGATGTTGTAGGTGGCGTCCTGCTGGACGGACAGCAGAGCTGCGCTGAGACGCCGTGTTCTGACCCGGTTTTAGGAAACGTATCGCTGTTTTTGGTCCCGTCAGGTTCCGGTAGATCCTCGCCGATTCTCCAGACGACGTCATCCACATCAGTCACATGACCCACAGCACCTTCCAGGTGGGAACGGGCCTGTGGATCCCGACAAAACCGGGTCAGGATCGGGTTTGTGTGGTGGTGATGGAGGCGGTTTGTTCCTGTGTTCAtgcagatgatgatgatgatgagctgTTTGTGCTGCGGAGGAACTGAAGGGCTGCAGATCGCTCCGTCTGGAGCCATGaaggtttgtttggttttctacTGGATTTACGTCTGGAAAAAagtttgaggtttttatttgaaaggttctGATTTGAAAGGTTCTGAACTTTAACAAGGGctgcgttcacacagcaggtctttcagttcagttttttatCTGCATGGTTGTTCATTCtaataattaaataagaattaaataagtgctgcagctgctgccgccGGCCTCCTTCTTCCAGCTCCACGGTCTGCAGCGATGCTGCGAGGCGATGCTGTGAGTGTGTACCGGGTCGCCATGGTACCGAAACACAAGTCCAACCCTCCAGAACCGCAGCAGAATGTTCTGAAGCTGACTGGATGAAGCTTTGATCTTCTGCTCaaaaccaaagaggcgtttttATTTCTGGACCTCAGTGAAACGTGTTCTCTCTGAACCAGTTCCTATGGATTCGGTTCTGGTTCTCCCTGCGTCTCTGCAGCGTCACACAGCGGCTGAGCTCTGCCGGTTCTGTGAGGGATTCTTCCTGCAGAATCTGGACCGGCTGCTGGACAGAGAGGACTTCCACCGGCTGTTGCTAGGCGACACCAGTAAGGGAGGGCCGTCTGGGTCGGGACGGGACCAGAACCCGGACCTCCTGCCGGTTCTGAGGAGCCTGGAAGCGGCGCTGATCCACAGACTTTCTGAGCTGCATGCTGCATGTAGAGGGCAGAAGTTCTGACCGGATGGACCGGATCGTCTCTGGTTGGTACCACAAACAAACATCTGGTTCTACTTTTCACATCTGCATTTCATCTGAAGCAGGTTCTGATCGGTAAAATATCTACAACATAAAACCCGGTTAAACCTCCAACCGTCCTCTAATGACTCTCTACTGTTACAGTAAAGTTTCCTTCTGCTTATTACgtctaaacattttaattcacacctttatttttcattcaagcTGCTCCTTTTCCATGTTCATGAATGGAAAAGTTGCAGCTGCAACGATTTTGCaccagtttgaatttattgctgtttggtattttaaataatctgaattATCATCATGGTTCATGAAAGATGACCCAGCTGGTTATTAGGTTTACTTTTACACAAAGCGCAGATTAATAAACTACTACATAATATTAACACTTTAAATGTTGGGATCAATCACATCGTTAACAATCCCAGTTATTAGAAATAATTTCCCATCGTGCCGTTTTCACTCACTCAgttaaaactgaatatttctgaataaataaactacatgAAGTATGAAACCTGCCAAAGTCAACAGATTTATTCCTTTAGCACTGAATTTGTTCACAGTAACATCACAAGGGAATACATTGCCAGTGGTTCTCCTGCTCCGAGTCCGTTCAGTGTGCTCTGGATTCCCGCGGTAGAAAAAGCGAAGGATGGAAGGTATTGCTTTAGGTTTCCTCTGAACCGAGTCCGTCTCCGAGAAACATGAGTGATTAGGATGCAAGTTTACTGTGTGCTTACAGTAATCAGATATAAAGGGGAGGAAGGAAGAGGCTGGCAAAAGAATGAATtaatatcaaaaataacaaatctgaAGGTAAAATTAATGAGAAAGCtcagataaaaaaatgcataaaaacctagacacaaaaaggGAACGGGTGAACATTTCAACAGCGACATGCAAAGAAAAGACGAATGCTGAACATGCAAACAACCGTacgaggtcaaaggtcaaagctAAGATCAGGAATCCCCCTGGTTTTTTAAATAAGCTCGTCAGGAAAACTGCTTCTTTACACGATGAATGTTTGAGTCTTCATTCGCCCAACAGATGGGGTTTCCTCCCAAAGAGGCTAAATCTACATTCTTAAATACAACAAATCAGTTTCAAACATATATTACAAAGTTTCTCTcctcaaaaaaacaacaagaaaaacaaacagggaaaagaaaaaataaattaaaaatgacaaaaatatctttaaataatcAATTTCAGGAACATTCTCTACATCTTTGATATAAATAACTGATAAATAGCGCatgaaaaatgcattaaaatagaaaaatattcagagcagtTCAGTATCgtctgaaacctgcagataatacaaaaaataacaaaatgtaaaaaaaacactttaatgtaACCGAAGTGCTGTCGAAAGTGCAACATAACAGAAAGACATTTTACTAACAACGTGGTCACACCAGAATCgctcaaaactaaaataaattaaaaactgtaaaaattatTATATGAACTGTATGATGTCTTAGAGTTGTAATCTGCTGAACCAACAGCAGAGGGCGCCAGCTgcaaaaaatatctatttttaacaGAAGAACAATATTTCATCCAGTGCATTTATGTATGTAGTGTCAAACAGCCAATAATGGCCCAGAATGTCACCTTTTCTACTTTAATAATTGGACCAGAAGGTGGCGCTAGCATCAAGGATGTGTTCACTGAAGCTTAATGTTTCTCTAAAGATAAGCCTTACAGTTCTGGGCTCtagtttaataaagtttatgaaagataaatccagtttttaaaaaatctttactttgaaatttaaatttctcttctataatcagtaaaatcattgtttgaaagtaaagaagaagaaaagtttttCAAATTCATGCTGCAGTATCTATCGGTCGTAAAGAAACGCCAGGCTGTCCTTAGCATGTGACTGAGCGACGACGGCTATGCTAACCACAGCCACTGGAAGTACTGAGGGTGAGATGTTAACGTTGCATCCAAcaaattgttcattttaagaTTCTGCGTCTCATCAGACTTAGAGAACTTAAATTGAGACATTTAAGTTCTCAATTTAATAAATTGAGTTAGAGTTAAATTCTCTATTTAAGTTGGAGAACTTAAATTGAGACATTAGGAGAAAGATGGCGCAGAAATGAATGGCAGGCTGTCAGAATTAGCTAATGAATCAATCCCTTTCTGGTGTGACCAcacctgaaaataaatacaaatcaacTTAAAACCTAATGTCACAACACAGATCATCAACTGGCCTGTACAACAGAAGAGATCATTCATCTTTAGAACATCACGGAACGCCCTGTACTATCCTGGGTTGCCAGAATCAGCCACAAAAAActcaactttaaaaagaaaccagagtccgtccctccgtccgcCTCCGATTCAAGTCAGGAAATCCCATAAAGGAGtcagttttgtagttttttgtaTGTACATGTGGggaaaagtggaagagaaagggTGAAGAGGAGGACAAACATCACTGTCTTAaggcctttttttcctttttacaacTCTTCTGAGATGGTCTGCGTTTGGTAATGTTGGGCGAAGTGGAATCAAAAGGGATGCTCCGCCTTTCCCTCAGCGTCGGGCTCGGTTCGGCGGCGGTGGCGGGCCGTGAGCGGGCTGCAGCTGAGGAGCCGTCGAGGTTAATAGCTATTATGGATGATCCCTGGTGGCAGAGACAAGTCAAGCCATCACACATGTGAGGAGGACACAGAGGGACACAAGGGAGGGACAGCAAAGCTACATTTGCTACTAGTTCTTAAAATACTGATCGACTTTTAAACTGAGCCATTCCCATTATACAGTACAAAATTTATAGgcaaaaagtagattttttttttactttcactcgGAGCTAAAGGGTAAAGTTAGCAGCTCTCTGCTTCTTAATGACCTGATTCCTGCTTTTCATCTAGTCATGCACAGCTACTGCTCCTTAAGGGTGTTCCTGTGTCCTGTTGCTGGCGgccatctttgttttgtctttgcctGGGGGGCATTTAGAGTCATTGGGCGGGGTCTGGCTGGGCCTGCTGCTGGGGGCATGCTTGGTGGGGGAGCTAGTCGAGGTAGGGGCGCCTGGGGAGTGCGACGCTTGGATGTTCTTCTCGTCTGAAAAAAGCTGTTTAATTACGTCAAAGAAGTTACTCAACGGGCTGCCTACACAGacgggaagaaaagaaaaacaaaaggagagagagaacaaaCAACAGATGAGCAATGGGGTCAACatgaggagaagaagaggaggtgATGAGATGAGGAGTGGAGCAGGAGAAAAGGAGACCGACTCCTGGGCCAGGAAACGGTTTACAGTGAAGCAGATTTAAACCGTTACCTGTATGTAAATAATCTGATCACTGAGCTGACAGGTCAGCAGATACCAGAGGTATGTCATGAAACATCAGGCGGTTGCTGAAGCATCCTACAGTTAGTGACGGCCTCCAGACACAGTGGCTCTCTCTGGAGGTTGATGGTGTTTCTTTCGGGTCAGCATGAGAACCAGGTGGTACATCGATCTCTAAAGACGTTTTCCCTTCCGATtgtccagtagactcggtttgattgggatCCAAGGTTGCAACATCTgttcacctccagctgctgtagttctttctctctgctctgagtcaaaccaaccaaaccttttgaccaacctgttcccctcctgacctgtgggggcgctgcgccaagaaccactgaaggtaACGAGACAAAAACCTCCGACGAAAACACGGAGCACAACTTCtttcttcaccaaatggaaacaaaaatggagtggcgtcagattttaggcGACCAGAGCTCGACTACGCGTTCCCACCTCCCCAAATGCATCAGACTTTCCAGACAGAACA
This region of Xiphophorus hellerii strain 12219 chromosome 24, Xiphophorus_hellerii-4.1, whole genome shotgun sequence genomic DNA includes:
- the LOC116716096 gene encoding E3 ubiquitin-protein ligase TRIM21-like; translated protein: MSSGSNLRSKDQFLCSICLDVFTDPVSTPCGHNFCKTCITQLWDINVSYRCPLCNKHFASRPQLRVNTLLKEMVDQFRGEAQQEASSSSEQQAAKPGEVPCDVCTGPKLKALKSCMECLLSYCQTHLEPHLTAPRLKKHQLMEAVENLEDRMCLQHDKPLELFCRTDQTCVCLVCPVLDHKNHEFVPLREESEGKKAELRKTEAEVQEMIQERRLKIQEIRESVKISKDAADREKAGGVQVFTALIESAERGLKELLKEIQDKQETTEKQAEDFIRDLEQEISELKKRSSEVKQLSQDEDHLHLLQSFSSLKDAPPTKTWTEVRVHPPSYEGTVVRAVAQLQEEMKRMMEAEMKRIHQFAVDVTLDPDTAHPNLILSDDGKQVKHGDERKNLPDNPERFDQCVNVLGQQSFCSGRFYFEVQVKGKTEWTLGVARESINRKGQITLRPQDGFWTVVLRNGYEYKACAGPSVRLHLHPGPQKVGVFVDYEEGLVSFYDVDAAALIYSFTGCCFKEKLYPYFSPCKNDGGKNSDPLIICPVNQADR